DNA from Drosophila subpulchrella strain 33 F10 #4 breed RU33 unplaced genomic scaffold, RU_Dsub_v1.1 Primary Assembly Seq36, whole genome shotgun sequence:
CTTAGACTTGAGATGTCTAGACTATCGTAGTGCATATGTGGCCGAAGTAACTGAGTTGTCTTCCTCTTTGACCAAACATTCGGAGGAAGTGGTGGCAGAGCACAAACATTCCCCCCCCAGACATATTGATGGAGGAAACGCTTGTTGAGACATTTACAGGGTCAACAAATAAGGAAGAAAGCAAAAGCATTGGCAAGTCCTTACCCAATTTCATTTCTTAACTTAATTAGTTTCTTTCAAATTTGTAAAGATTTTTTCGTTATATTCAAGTTTTTGGTTTCTGATCCATTTTAACCAGTTGTCAGCACATTTTTTGACATTTGCTTTGGTGCTTGTTCTATTTAGTTAATGTATGGTGTGGACATAATAACTGaatattaatttcatttgtatttcttgtttagtttttttttgcatgcgaacacaaatgaaaaaggGCTAAATCCAACCTATCTTACGTATTGCATTACAATccattgtatttttttagacTTTTTCTCACCCAccgacaaaaattaaaatgttttgatgtaaaaaaaaagaatacgTTAGTGACAAACTTCAGGCTTACAACTGCTAAAAGCACACAAGCGTAGGAGTTGCATAATGCAAAAGGAATTTAGCGCACTATTAGTGGttgttttaatgttatatacatttttgtaaaatttgtaACTGGTAAATTAATTTTCGTATTTGGACTTAAATTTTCCCAATTTATATAAGACAAAACTCCGACAAGTGTATCAAAATTTAAAGCTTTTTAAGCTTAGAGAGCAATGCTGCTTCAACTACAAAAATTAAGTTTACGAGGAATCCTTATTGTAATACATTGTGATTTTAGGTTCCGGCAATTTATTTTCGCACTTTATATAAGACAAAACTCCGACATGTATATCCAAATTCATAGCTTTTTAAGCTTAAAcccattaaataaaataaagtttacGAGAGATCCTCATTATAATATATTGACATTTTAGGTTCCGGCAATTCACTAAGCGAGAGCAGCTCTTGCTCGAAAATTACTAACTCGCAGAGCTCTTTTGACTCTAATCAGTCCGTTGTGGGTAGCTCTAACACGGATCGTGATATAGAGTTTCGGGCTAACGAAAGTGATGTGGACATCATCTCCAATCCGAGCCAGTCAAGCATAGAGGTGATAGATCCAAACTACGCACAGAGCACTAGTCGCAAGACCTTAGAAGAGCGCCATCTGTCACATCTCGAAACGATAAGCGATGAAAAAGGGCAATCTAAAAGGTTCTTAGATCGAAAGTTCGATTTAATTCAGGCGGAACAGGGTCAGACTGCAGCTCCCGTATCATTATCTGTGTCCCAAGTTCCGCTCACAGAAAGCAGCTCGTCAGGATATATTACCGACAGCATTTGTACAACCTACGAGCAGCTGGGCATTGATGGGCCGACAAGTCTTTCAAATTTGCTGCTTTCCGAATCTTTAAGTAGTCAAATAAGTAGCTCAAATACGGACTCAATAAGCCGTTTAAAAAGAGCTGATGGAGTCAGCCTTTTACCGTTTGCAGCCGTATTTCGTTCAACTAATCTGCTCATGTCCAGCTCAAAGAAGATGGTAGACTCTGAAGCTAATGTCTTGGGTACTCAGCCCTACAAATTTAACTACATTGACTTTGATGATATCGATCACCGTCTAAAACTCTTCTTCTACCAGAGCAAGTTTAAGGAGGATGGTGAACATTTTAAGTGGTTGGCAAAGGGACGCGTCTTTAACGAGCAGACCCAGGTCCTGGGAGAAGGACTCGTGGTGATGTCCAACTGCAATTGCTTTTTAATGGAATCCTTTGCATTACCCCAAGACGATGTGGCCAAGTGGCTTCGGCAACTCGTCAGAGTGTCGGTTAGTCGATTAAAGGCGGTTGAACTGCTGCCCTGGAAGCTTGGATTATCCTTTACCTTAAAGGATTGGGGCGGATttatgttgctgttgcacGACATGCTTACGACCGATAGCTTACTTCTTTTCTTGCGACGTAAGTTATCTTTACACGAAGTTTATtggacaaaaattaaatatttttttatagatcACCCTCTACCAGAGCAGTGCAAACTTAATTACAAACCATCCACCACTCTCAGCAATCCGTTGCAAACTATTGCATCCGAACCAGTTAAAATGTGCTCCCTGCTTCGTAGCAGCCAATGGATTCGTGAACAAGAGAAGAAGAACTTTGAACACTGTCTGCTCCTAATTACAGAGTCACATTTGTACAT
Protein-coding regions in this window:
- the LOC119561755 gene encoding LOW QUALITY PROTEIN: uncharacterized protein LOC119561755 (The sequence of the model RefSeq protein was modified relative to this genomic sequence to represent the inferred CDS: inserted 1 base in 1 codon; deleted 1 base in 1 codon; substituted 2 bases at 2 genomic stop codons) produces the protein MKQIXAKKIRTVDIEENIEAESEACAISPQKLQSDSVXGTDSSHLETKKQIEKLRLTYGNEWLKTGNAEMMLGIESPQPSELERDNARQLFNEFLGEFSGSSSIIVNSQADPEHLQIFSTPANNVLLNTTFDTTLTXDANDTSGLHFYETCTEGEVTNYDSIVSTTKELRAEESLPDKHEEFFRLFANSSSAVYSSDAESDKETFIVYHEQKPSDVLFFTTSSNFIREKDSLTDRTKTKWSLKILESCERVKCNTLRIIFDTMRKDKQEGIYCVESTLCRELEKKLRDILCQRDLNEMNISIYRCVSCLTQFTIEQKGKRHKKKDLRCLDYRSAYVAEVTELSSSLTKHSEEVVAEHKHSPPDILMEETLVETFTGSTNKEESKSIGSGNSLSESSSCSKITNSQSSFDSNQSVVGSSNTDRDIEFRANESDVDIISNPSQSSIEVIDPNYAQSTSRKTLEERHLSHLETISDEKGQSKRFLDRKFDLIQAEQGQTAAPVSLSVSQVPLTESSSSGYITDSICTTYEQLGIDGPTSLSNLLLSESLSSQISSSNTDSISRLKRADGVSLLPFAAVFRSTNLLMSSSKKMVDSEANVLGTQPYKFNYIDFDDIDHRLKLFFYQSKFKEDGEHFKWLAKGRVFNEQTQVLGEGLVVMSNCNCFLMESFALPQDDVAKWLRQLVRVSVSRLKAVELLPWKLGLSFTLKDWGGFMLLLHDMLTTDSLLLFLRHHPLPEQCKLNYKPSTTLSNPLQTIASEPVKMCSLLRSSQWIREQEKKNFEHCLLLITESHLYISANLKFSWLSNKIQDKSTQPELTLRQPMSNLVDVERITDKKYVMNFSDETQNKCEMWQLLFETHNNSTCCLNVICKTWEQLFGVPFSLSKT